A genomic stretch from Arachis stenosperma cultivar V10309 chromosome 3, arast.V10309.gnm1.PFL2, whole genome shotgun sequence includes:
- the LOC130968477 gene encoding uncharacterized protein LOC130968477 isoform X2 — MGMPMGSDDPAILKLHKWEPSDIPLALSEFREAFLSPTREILLLHSYEKEALLLPLIKGELHSSAPESCHDNDNHSPGSSTLSSQAFTRPSISDLVNDLPCTSGSGINIDTDPAQLKCPRSKSYPFISDVSSLAWARCGDSYDQHSDASFREFLFVSGRRGVSIHAFPKLNKTRGIAQAAVEGNFSQGRWVEWGPVATLAQNIEVGESSSLSDEDQTINGIVGDSGVELPRGPAAKRYLESFFTKIDTTVLDGSIWSKFPKNTEFPCSAEVVSFNIFDGGDVSNQSSLSLCGDDSNSDCFSSVFGIEVNGFYECPRVFSSASYRLVGLFFMLPHDLSGNINDAIQGGRIRNLLLVARLDYWGIQWVSIVKLDERINISLANKWMDFQFSDDLLVCLNSSGLIALYGALSGELVTHLNVSHACGLNPHFDMKGSEKFSLSDGTDIKQECDIKAKLSDQHSGSFRRSFKRFVVASHTSLLAVVDECGVIYVISLGDYVPDKNYSYEKLLPYGQQFGLGMLVGWGVGGYDINHKVVYSNSSGNARSSDLNMKSEVVSFPDKAVAANVLQQIHDCTFKEKTDLFGSYSSGFSAAAKNDNKFHGSDLNSLVMRTIFLPGFRVSGDDSICFSPLGFTILSRNNYAQNQRGSLLVHFNLQVKLDVHDDNFIGSRYDVCHFNGKEEAIIGEALGCIFQGCLYIVKEAGLSVYLPSISISTNFLPTEHIGYCPPSKGLGISDIIKDNVETKETMKRFSPWKVEILDRVLLYEGTEEAHRLCSENGWDVKVSRIRQLQIALDYLKFDEIERSLEMLVDVNLAEEGILRLLFAAVFLIVNKNGNDSETSAASRLLALATSFATRMLRKYGIIQHKRDMIIAEGFNKTELLSLPPIEPVKLQAEVDFARKLREMAHFLEIIRNLQCRLRSKFQRASQGLEESQLSVHASDLVSLDMLNQNELSLPLPAPGSDNNENLALVPVDSKSPLVSEEFGEVSPLGGNSEKKVLPVENPKEMMARWNVDNLDLKNVVKDALLSGRLPLAVLKLHLHQSENFVAGKEPHDTFTEVRDIGRAVAYDLFLKGETELAVSTLQRLGENIESCLKQLLFGTVRRSLRAQIAEELKRYGYLGPYEWKILEDMSLIESLYPSSSFWKTYHGRLRENGTSSDSVLPMENRLQLLHNHSFDSLVIECGEIDGIVLDSWMNINGSTSSVEVDEDEAHVGYWAAAAIWFDTWEQRTIDRMILNQSSPSGISLLWESQLEYHGGRNNWKEVSELLDMIPAYAISAGSLQLNLDVLQTTSSLGCNMKASNYGSFLGSLEELDSVCMEVPDIQIYQFSPDICSWWLRMLMQEKLAKRFIFLKEYWEGTMEMVALLARAGFVSDQDKILLDNDLIETLSDRDGTVHAMHKIFVHHCAQYNLPSLLDLYLDCHSLVLDRDSLLALQETAVDCQWAKWLLLSRVKGCEYEASLANARSIMSQNLVPGSGLSVMDLDEIIRTVDDIAEGGGEMAALATLMHAALPIQSCLNSGSVNMHINSSAQCTLENLRPTLLRFPTLWRTLVGACLGQDTMSLLVPKAKTALSDYLSWRDDNFFSTGRDTSLLQMLPCWFPKPIRRLIQLYVQGPIGCQSFSGFPTGETLLHRDIDLFINADVHAEISAISWEATIQRHIEEELHGPLLEENGLGLEHHLHRGRALAAFNQILGHRVQNMKSKEEAGASAHGQASIQLDVQTILSPLEQSEETLLSSVLPIAIMHFEDSMLVASCTFLLELCGLSASMLRTDIAVLKRISSFYTLSEDNENLRQLSPKGSMFHARSHEGDLTESLARALADEYLHKDSAVNSTGNGASGRQPSRALMLVLNHLEKASLPLIIDGNTYGSWLLTGNGDGAQLRSERKAASQRWSLVTNFCRMHQLPLSTKYLALLARDNDWVEFLSEGQIGGYSFDTVVQVASKEFSDPRLRLHMMTVLRAMQSKKKATSPEKGDETTFPNENMCVPVELFQILAECEKHKGPGEALLTKAKELSWSILAMVASCFPDVSPLSCLTVWLEITAARETSSIKVHNIASQIADNVGAAVNATNSLPVGDRVLTFHYNRQSPKRRRLLTPITVDSSTSVISEISSTSMGPKIFDSQGKSIENERDVGQTGGIIVASESNERPASLSKMVAVLCEQQLFLPLLRAFEMFLPSCPLLPFIRALQAFSQMRLSEASAHLGSFSARIKEEPMYSQANVGREGQIGTSWISSTASKAADAVLSTCPSPYEKRCLMQLLASTDFGDGGLAAAHYRRAYWKINLAEPMLRKDNVLHFDNETADDASLLSALENNRQWEQARNWAKQLEASGTPWKSSLHHVTESQAESMVAEWKEFLWDVPEERVALWSHCHTLFIRYSFPSLQAGLFFLKHAEAVEKDLPARELHEILLLSLQWLSGMISLSSPVCPLHLLREIETKVWLLAVESESQVKSEGDFNFTFSVRENAIKNESSIIDRTATIIAKMDNHINSMRNRIDNQIPYKNQVVDAGLSTTFGGGSKTKRRGKGYMQSRRPPLETADKSVDSDDGSSAHCFKNELQLNEENLKLEMSFSRWDERVGAAELERAVLSLLEFGQIAAAKQLQSKFSPEEIPSEFKLVDAALKLAAISTPPSNVSLSMLDEEVRSVIQTHGLLKGKHHVDPLQVLESLVAIFTEGSGRGLCKRIIAVIKAANTLGLSFFEAFNKQPIELLQLLSLKAQESFEEANMLVQTHPMPAASIAQILAESFLKGVLAAHRGGYMDSQKEEGPAPLLWRFSDFLKWAELCPSEPEIGHALMRLVITGQEIPHACEVELLILSHHFYKSSACLDGVDVLVALAATRVDAYVLEGDFSCLARLITGVGNFYALNFILGILIENGQLDLLLQKYSAAADTNTGTAEAVRGFRMAVLTSLKHFNPNDLDAFAMVYSHFDMKHETAALLESRAQQSCEQWFRRYDMDQNEDLLDSMRYFIEAAEVHSSIDAGNKTRSNCAQASLLSLQIRMPDFQWLNLSETNARRALVEQSRFQEALIVAEAYNLNQPSEWALVLWNQMLKPEVMEEFVAEFVAVLPLQPSMLIDLARFYRAEVAARGDQSHFSVWLTGGGLPAEWAKYLGRSFRCLLKRTRDLKLRMQLATLATGFGDVIDACKEELDNVPDNAAPLVLRKGHGGAYLPLM; from the exons ATGGGTATGCCCATGGGCAGTGATGATCCTGCTATACTCAAGTTACATAAGTGGGAACCTTCCGATATTCCACTTGCGCTTTCGGAATTTCGTGAGGCTTTTCTTTCTCCCACAAGAGAGATACTGCTTTTGCATTCTTATGAAAAAGAAGCTCTTTTGCTTCCGCTGATAAAAG GAGAATTACATTCTAGTGCTCCGGAAAGCTGCCATGACAATGATAATCACAGTCCAGGTTCATCGACTCTTTCCTCCCAGGCATTCACTAGGCCTAGTATATCAGATTTGGTGAATGATTTACCTTGCACTTCAGGATCAGGAATCAACATTGATACTGATCCTGCTCAACTTAAATGTCCAAGGTCCAAAAGTTACCCATTTATTAGTGATGTGAGCTCGTTGGCATGGGCACGTTGTGGGGACAGCTATGATCAGCACAGTGATGCTTCATTTAGAGAATTTCTATTTGTGTCCGGAAGACGTGGGGTGTCCATCCATGCTTTTCCCAAATTGAACAAAACCAGAGGAATTGCTCAAGCTGCAGTAGAGGGGAACTTTAGCCAAGGCAGGTGGGTGGAATGGGGGCCTGTTGCTACATTAGCTCAAAACATAGAAGTAGGAGAGTCTTCCAGCCTGAGTGATGAAGATCAGACTATAAATGGTATTGTTGGAGATAGTGGAGTTGAACTACCGAGAGGTCCTGCTGCTAAGAGATACTTGGAGTCGTTTTTCACTAAAATTGATACTACTGTATTAGATGGTAGTATCTGGAGCAAGTTCCCTAAGAATACAGAATTTCCTTGCTCTGCAGAAGTGGTTTCATTTAACATATTTGATGGAGGTGATGTGTCTAACCAGTCAAGCTTGAGCTTGTGTGGAGATGATTCTAATTCTGATTGTTTTTCTAGTGTATTTGGTATTGAGGTTAATGGTTTCTATGAATGCCCAAGAGTGTTCTCAAGTGCTTCATATCGCTTGGTTGGGCTCTTTTTTATGTTACCGCATGATTTGTCTGGAAATATTAATGATGCAATTCAAGGAGGCAGGATAAGAAATTTACTTCTTGTAGCTAGGTTAGACTATTGGGGTATTCAGTGGGTTTCAATAGTGAAGCTAGATGAAAGAATAAACATAAGTCTAGCAAATAAGTGGATGGATTTTCAGTTTTCTGATGATCTCCTTGTTTGTCTTAATTCTTCTGGCTTGATTGCTCTCTATGGTGCATTGTCTGGTGAACTTGTGACACATTTAAATGTTTCACATGCTTGTGGACTTAACCCTCATTTTGATATGAAAGGGTCAGAAAAGTTTTCCTTGAGTGATGGTACAGATATTAAGCAAGAGTGTGACATTAAGGCTAAGTTGTCTGATCAGCATAGTGGTTCTTTTAGGCGGTCATTCAAAAGGTTCGTTGTTGCTTCACATACCTCCCTTTTAGCTGTGGTTGATGAATGCGGTGTGATCTATGTGATTTCCTTGGGTGATTATGTGCCTGACAAGAACTATTCATATGAGAAGTTGCTTCCATATGGTCAGCAATTTGGGCTTGGAATGTTGGTTGGTTGGGGAGTTGGTGGGTATGATATAAATCACAAAGTGGTATACTCTAATTCTTCTGGCAATGCTCGTTCTAGTGATTTGAACATGAAAAGTGAAGTGGTTTCTTTCCCAGACAAAGCTGTGGCGGCCAATGTGCTTCAGCAAATTCATGACTGCACATTTAAAGAAAAGACAGACTTGTTTGGCTCCTATTCAAGTGGATTTTCTGCTGCTGCTAAAAATGATAACAAGTTTCATGGTTCTGATTTGAATTCACTTGTTATGAGAACAATATTCCTTCCTGGTTTTAGAGTCTCTGGGGATGATTCCATTTGTTTTTCTCCTCTGGGATTTACTATTCTCTCTAGAAATAattatgcacaaaatcaaagagGTTCTCTGCTTGTCCATTTTAATCTGCAAGTGAAGTTAGATGTTCATGATGACAACTTCATAGGTAGTAGATATGATGTGTGCCACTTTAATGGAAAAGAAGAAGCTATTATTGGAGAAGCACTTGGATGCATTTTCCAAGGTTGTTTATATATAGTGAAGGAAGCTGGTCTATCAGTGTATCTTCCCTCCATTTCAATTTCAACAAATTTTCTTCCTACTGAGCACATTGGTTATTGCCCACCAAGTAAGGGTTTAGGGATTTCAGACATAATAAAGGACAATGTGGAAACAAAAGAAACAATGAAAAGGTTTTCTCCTTGGAAAGTTGAAATTTTGGACAGAGTTCTTCTGTATGAAGGCACTGAAGAGGCACATCGATTGTGTTCAGAAAATG GATGGGATGTCAAAGTTTCTCGCATTCGTCAGTTACAAATAGCACTGGACTActtgaaatttgatgaaatagAAAG ATCTTTGGAAATGCTTGTGGATGTGAATCTAGCAGAAGAGGGGATTTTGAGGTTGCTCTTTGCTGCAGTTTTTCTCATTGTTAACAAAAATGGAAATGATAGCGAAACTTCTGCTGCTTCAAG GCTTCTTGCACTGGCTACTTCCTTTGCAACCAGGATGCTTCGTAAATATGGAATTatacaacataaaagagatatGATCATTGCAGAGGGCTTTAACAAAACAGAATTACTCTCTCTTCCCCCTATTGAACCAGTTAAACTGCAAGCAGAAGTGGATTTTGCTCGAAAACTTCGTGAGATGGCTCATTTCTTGGAGATCATACGCAACCTGCAATGTAGGCTTAGATCGAAATTCCAAAGGGCCAGTCAAGGATTG GAAGAATCCCAACTTTCAGTTCATGCTTCAGATTTAGTGTCACTGGACATGTTGAACCAAAATGAGCTTTCCTTACCTCTACCTGCTCCTGGTAGTGACAACAACGAAAACCTTGCACTAGTGCCTGTTGATTCAAAATCTCCTTTGGTCTCGGAAGAGTTTGGTGAAGTATCCCCTTTAGGAGGAAATTCTGAAAAGAAAGTTTTGCCTGTGGAAAATCCGAAAGAGATGATGGCACGCTGGAATGTAGATAATCTGGACCTTAAAAATGTGGTTAAAGATGCGTTGCTCTCTGGTCGTCTGCCTTTGGCAGTACTTAAACTGCATCTTCATCAATCGGAAAATTTTGTTGCTGGCAAAGAGCCTCATGATACTTTCACTGAAGTCCGTGATATTGGCAGAGCTGTTGCTTATGACTTATTTTTGAAG GGTGAAACTGAGCTTGCTGTTTCAACACTTCAAAGACTTGGAGAGAACATCGAATCCTGTCTCAAGCAACTTTTATTTGGCACTGTAAGGAGATCTTTGCGGGCCCAGATTGCTGAggaattgaaaagatatggttatCTAGGACCATATGAGTGGAAGATATTGGAAGATATGTCATTGATTGAG AGTCTTTATCCTAGCAGCAGCTTCTGGAAAACATATCATGGGCGGCTAAGAGAGAATGGTACTTCATCAGACTCTGTTTTGCCGATGGAAAATAGACTACAGCTCTTGCATAACCATTCATTTGATAGCCTTGTCATTGAATGTGGGGAGATTGATGGAATTGTCTTGGATTCATGGATGAATATCAATGGAAGTACATCTTCTGTAGAAGTTGATGAAGATGAGGCTCATGTTGGATATTGGGCTGCTGCTGCTATCTGGTTTGATACCTGGGAGCAAAGAACCATTGATCGT ATGATATTGAATCAATCATCTCCTTCGGGAATATCTTTACTGTGGGAATCACAACTTGAATATCATGGGGGTCGCAATAATTGGAAAGAAGTATCTGAACTGTTGGACATGATACCGGCATATGCCATATCTGCTGGAAGCCTTCAACTCAATTTGGATGTTTTGCAAACTACTTCGTCTTTAGGATGCAATATGAAGGCTTCTAATTACGGAAGTTTCTTAGGCTCTCTTGAAGAATTGGATTCTGTATGCATGGAAGTTCCAGATATCCAAATATATCAGTTTTCACCTGATATTTGCTCTTGGTGGTTGAGAATGCTCATGCAGGAAAAGCTTGCAAAaagatttatatttttgaaagaatATTGGGAAGGAACAATGGAGATGGTTGCTCTTTTGGCTCGGGCAGGTTTCGTATCTGATCAAGATAAGATTTTGTTGGACAATGATCTTATTGAGACCTTATCAGATAGAGATGGAACTGTACATGCTATGCATAAAATATTTGTGCATCACTGTGCACAATATAATTTGCCAAGTCTTTTGGACCTTTACCTTGATTGTCATAGTTTGGTCCTTGATCGTGATTCCCTTCTTGCATTACAGGAAACTGCA GTTGATTGTCAATGGGCAAAATGGCTGCTCTTATCAAGAGTTAAGGGGTGTGAGTACGAGGCTTCACTTGCTAATGCTCGCTCAATTATGTCACAAAATTTGGTTCCTGGAAGTGGCCTCAGTGTTATGGATTTAGATGAAATAATTCGAACTGTTGATGACATTGCTGAAGGAGGGGGAGAAATGGCAGCTCTAGCAACCCTGATGCATGCTGCTTTGCCAATTCAAAGCTGTTTGAATAGTGGTAGTGTAAATATGCATATCAATTCCTCTGCCCAGTGCACATTGGAGAACCTTAGGCCAACTTTGCTACGGTTCCCAACATTGTGGCGCACGCTTGTAGGAGCATGTCTTGGACAAGATACAATGAGCTTGTTGGTTCCTAAAGCAAAAACTG CTTTATCAGATTATCTTAGTTGGCGTGATGACAATTTTTTCTCTACTGGACGTGATACTTCACTTCTACAAATGCTTCCATGCTGGTTTCCTAAGCCCATTCGGAGATTAATACAACTTTACGTGCAG GGTCCTATTGGATGCCAATCCTTTTCAGGGTTTCCTACTGGGGAAACTTTGCTACACAGAGACATTGATTTATTCATAAATGCTGATGTACATGCTGAGATAAGTGCAATTTCTTGGGAGGCAACTATCCAAAGACACATTGAGGAAGAACTACATGGCCCTTTACTCGAG GAAAATGGCCTTGGACTTGAGCACCATTTGCACCGTGGACGTGCTTTGGCAGCTTTCAACCAGATCCTTGGCCATAGAGTTCAAAATATGAAGTCTAAAGAGGAGGCCGGTGCTTCAGCTCATGGACAAGCAAGCATTCAATTAGATGTCCAGACTATTCTTTCACCACTTGAGCAAAGTGAAGAGACTCTGCTTTCATCT GTTTTGCCAATTGCTATTATGCATTTTGAGGATTCTATGCTTGTTGCCTCATGCACTTTTCTTCTGGAGCTATGTGGTCTGTCAGCCAGCATGTTGCGCACTGATATTGCTGTGCTAAAGCGAATTTCTTCTTTCTACACATTAAGTGAAGATAATGAAAATCTCAGGCAATTATCACCCAAGGGATCTATGTTTCATGCAAGATCCCATGAAGGTGACTTGACCGAGTCTCTTGCTCGAGCCTTAGCTGATGAATATTTGCACAAGGATTCTGCAGTAAATTCTACTGGGAATGGAGCTTCAGGTAGACAACCTTCTCGGGCTCTTATGCTTGTCTTGAACCATTTGGAAAAAGCAAGCCTTCCGCTGATTATAGATGGAAATACATATGGGTCTTGGCTGCTAACTGGAAATGGTGATGGAGCACAGTTAAGGTCTGAACGAAAGGCTGCTAGCCAGCGCTGGAGTTTGGTAACAAATTTTTGTAGGATGCATCAGCTTCCCCTAAGTACAAAGTATCTTGCTTTATTAGCTAGAGATAATGACTGG GTTGAATTTTTGTCTGAAGGTCAGATTGGGGGATATTCTTTTGATACAGTGGTCCAAGTG GCATCAAAGGAGTTTAGTGATCCACGTCTGAGACTTCATATGATGACAGTTTTGAGAGCAatgcaatcaaagaaaaaggCAACCTCACCAGAGAAAGGTGATGAAACAACCTTTCCTAATGAAAACATGTGTGTTCCAGTTGAACTCTTCCAGATATTAGCAGAATGTGAAAAACACAAAGGTCCTGGAGAAGCTCTCTTGACAAAAGCAAAAGAGTTGTCCTGGTCAATTTTGGCAATGGTGGCTTCATGTTTCCCTGATGTCTCACCATTGTCATGCCTGACAGTTTGGTTGGAAATTACTGCAGCAAG AGAAACTTCATCGATCAAGGTGCATAATATTGCTTCCCAGATTGCAGATAATGTTGGAGCAGCTGTAAATGCAACCAATTCCTTGCCTGTAGGTGATAGAGTGCTTACATTTCATTACAATAGGCAGAGTCCCAAGCGTCGACGGTTATTAACACCCATTACAGTCGACTCATCTACTTCTGTAATATCTGAGATCTCAAGTACTTCTATGGgtccaaaaatatttgattccCAAGGTAAGTCTATCGAGAATGAAAGAGATGTAGGACAGACGGGAGGTATAATTGTTGCAAGTGAATCCAATGAAAGGCCAGCTTCTCTTTCCAAGATGGTTGCAGTGCTTTGTGAACAACAATTGTTCTTGCCTTTGCTAAGGGCATTCGAGATGTTCCTTCCATCATGTCCATTGCTGCCATTCATTCGTGCCCTTCAG GCATTTTCACAAATGCGCCTCTCAGAAGCTTCTGCTCATTTGGGTTCCTTTTCAGCACGAATTAAGGAGGAACCAATGTACTCACAGGCAAATGTGGGACGAGAAGGACAGATTGGAACATCATGGATTAGTTCTACAGCTTCAAAAGCTGCTGATGCAGTGCTTTCAACTTGCCCCTCTCCGTATGAGAAAAGATGCTTAATGCAACTTCTTGCCTCCACTGACTTTGGTGATGGTGGACTTGCTGCGGCACACTACCGAAGGGCTTATTGGAAAATTAATTTAGCAGAACCTATGCTTCGTAAAGATAATGTGTTGCATTTTGATAATGAAACTGCAGATGATGCTTCACTGTTGTCTGCACTAGAAAATAATAGGCAGTGGGAGCAAGCAAGGAACTGGGCCAAGCAGTTGGAGGCCAGTGGAACCCCCTGGAAATCTTCATTGCATCATGTCACTGAGTCTCAG GCCGAATCTATGGTAGCCGAGTGGAAGGAGTTTCTTTGGGACGTACCAGAAGAGAGGGTTGCTTTATGGAGCCACTGTCACACATTATTCATCAGATACTCCTTCCCTTCTCTTCAA GCTGGGTTATTTTTCCTTAAACATGCTGAAGCTGTTGAGAAAGACCTGCCTGCAAGGGAGCTTCATGAAATTTTATTGCTTTCTCTGCAATGGTTGAGTGGGATGATAAGCCTTTCCAGCCC TGTCTGCCCATTGCATCTTCTGCGTGAAATTGAAACCAAAGTATGGCTTTTAGCGGTTGAATCTGAGAGCCAGGTAAAGAGTGAAGGAGACTTCAATTTTACCTTTTCTGTCAGGGAGAATGCTATCAAGAATGAATCCAGTATTATTGACCGAACTGCAACCATAATAGCAAAGATGGACAACCATATAAATTCAATGAGGAATAGAATTGATAACCAAATCCCTTACAAGAATCAAGTAGTGGATGCTGGCCTCTCAACTACTTTTGGTGGTGGTTCAAAGACAAAAAGAAGGGGCAAAGGATACATGCAATCAAGACGCCCACCTCTTGAAACAGCAGATAAAAGTGTTGATAGTGATGATGGATCTAGTGCCCACTGTTTCAAAAATGAGTTGCAGTTGAATGAAGAGAACCTAAAACTGGAAATGTCATTCTCTAGGTGGGACGAAAGGGTTGGCGCAGCAGAGCTGGAAAGGGCTGTACTATCTTTATTGGAATTTGGGCAAATTGCTGCAGCCAAGCAACTGCAATCTAAGTTCTCTCCTGAAGAAATACCATCTGAATTTAAACTTGTAGATGCGGCCTTGAAGCTTGCTGCTATTTCAACTCCTCCCAGCAATGTATCTTTGTCAATGCTTGACGAAGAAGTGCGTTCAGTTATACAAACACATGGTCTACTGAAGGGCAAGCACCATGTGGACCCACTGCAG GTTCTGGAGTCTTTGGTGGCCATTTTTACAGAAGGCAGTGGGCGCGGGTTATGTAAGAGAATAATAGCAGTTATAAAAGCTGCAAACACCTTGGGACTCTCATTTTTTGAGGCGTTCAACAAGCAACCAATTGAACTGCTACAGCTCCTTTCTCTTAAAGCACAGGAGTCATTTGAGGAGGCAAACATGCTGGTGCAGACTCATCCAATGCCAGCGGCAAGCATTGCTCAAATACTTGCAGAATCTTTCCTAAAG GGTGTGTTGGCTGCACATCGTGGAGGGTATATGGATTCACAAAAGGAAGAAGGACCTGCTCCATTGCTGTGGAGATTTTCAGATTTCTTGAAGTGGGCAGAGCTTTGTCCCTCTGAACCAGAAATTGGGCATGCTTTAATGCGTTTGGTGATTACTGGACAGGAGATACCACATGCTTGTGAG GTTGAGCTTCTTATTCTGTCCCACCATTTCTACAAGTCATCTGCATGCCTTGATGGAGTTGATGTCCTTGTAGCTCTTGCTGCAACTAGGGTTGATGCTTATGTATTGGAGGGTGATTTTTCATGTTTGGCTCGATTAATAACCGGGGTTGGAAACTTTTATGCTCTCAATTTCATTCTTGGCATTCTCATAGAAAACGGTCAGTTGGATCTTCTGCTCCAGAAGTATTCTGCTGCTGCAGACACCAACACAGGCACTGCTGAGGCTGTCAGAGGATTTCGAATGGCTGTTCTTACATCTTTGAAGCATTTCAACCCTAATGACCTTGATGCATTTGCTATG GTCTACAGTCATTTTGATATGAAACATGAGACAGCTGCTCTTTTAGAGTCACGAGCACAGCAATCGTGTGAACAGTGGTTCCGCCGCTATGACATGGACCAGAATGAGGATTTATTGGATTCCATGCGCTACTTCATTGAAGCTGCTGAAGTTCACTCTTCCATTGATGCTGGCAACAAAACACGAAGCAATTGTGCACAGGCTTCCCTTCTGTCCTTGCAAATTCGAATGCCTGATTTCCAGTGGCTTAATCTATCAGAAACCAATGCTAGACGAGCTTTGGTTGAGCAATCTCGTTTTCAAGAGGCTTTAATTGTAGCTGAAGCTTATAACCTAAACCAACCAAGTGAGTGGGCTTTAGTACTCTGGAACCAGATGCTCAAACCTGAAGTGATGGAGGAGTTTGTGGCAGAGTTCGTTGCAGTTCTACCTCTTCAGCCGTCAATGCTGATTGATTTAGCTAGATTCTATAGAGCTGAAGTGGCTGCTCGAGGGGACCAATCTCATTTCTCTGTCTGGCTTACAGGTGGAGGCTTGCCAGCCGAGTGGGCTAAATATTTAGGAAGATCATTCAGGTGCCTATTGAAACGAACAAGGGACTTGAAGTTGCGGATGCAATTGGCTACACTGGCAACTGGATTTGGTGATGTTATTGATGCATGCAAGGAGGAATTGGATAACGTCCCTGACAATGCGGCACCACTAGTGTTGAGGAAGGGTCATGGGGGAGCTTACCTCCCTTTAATGTAA